Below is a genomic region from Spirosoma radiotolerans.
AAGAGCGCTATCTGGTTGAGTTCCTGGGTCGGTATGATGGTTCGTATATGTTTCCTCGTTCGAGCCGTTGGGGTTTCTTCCCCGGCGTGACGGCGGGCTGGCGCATTTCGGAAGAGAACTTCTTTAAGAAAGCTGCGCCAATAGTTAGCTCTCTGAAACTACGGGCATCCTGGGGTCAGCTGGGTAATGATCAGGTGTATTTCAACGGGGCTTTACGAGAGTACGATTACCTGCCAACGTATGCCTACGGCGACCGTGCCAACTCAAACTGGGGCTATGTGATAAACAATCAGGTATCGCAGACGCTCTATGAGAATGGCGTTCCAAATACGTCACTGACCTGGGAAGTAGCCAACAATGCAGACATCGGTCTGGAAGGCTCTTTGCTCAATGGGAAAGTATTCTTCGAGTTCGACGTGTTCCAGAACAAGCGGTCGAACATCCTATGGCGCAAGAGTGCATCCATCCCGCAAACAACGGGAGCTACCTTGCCCGCTACCAACATCGGTAAGGTTACTAACAAAGGGTATGAATTCCGGGTGGGTTACAACGGACAGGCTGGCGACTTCAAGTATAGCGTTAGTGTAAACGGTGGCTATGCGAAGAACACCATTACGTTCTGGGACGAAACACCGGGAGCGCCTGAGTGGCAGCGGTCAACGGGTAAGCCAATCCCAACCGACGTGAACAACCCGAACAATGCCAACGGTACTTTGATGTATCAGTATGATGGTATTTTCGCTACACAGGCCGATATTGACGCCAACAAGCTGGATTACAGTGGTGTAGGCGCTAGCTTGCTGCGTCCTGGCGATATGAAGCTGAAAGACATCGATGGCAATGGCAAGATTGATGCAAACGACCGTGTACGAGCCGACCGCAACAACCAGCCCCGTTTCCAGGGTGGTCTGAATGCCAGTGTCCGCTACAAAAACTTCGACCTGAGCATCCTGTTCCAGGGCTCGACTGGTGGACAAATCTTCCTGCAAACGGAGTCGGGTACTATTGGTAACTTCCTGCAATACAGCTACGATCACCGCTGGACAGTGGATAACCCAAGCACCGTTGACCCACGCATTGTGGACCGTAGCAACCAGTACTTCTCCAACGGTACTACCTACTGGATTCGCAGCACGAACTATGTTCGTCTGAAAAACCTGGAGCTGGGCTATACTCTGCCAAGTGCTCTTGGCAACAAGATTGGCCTGAACAACTTACGGGTGTACGTAAACGGTTTGAATCTGGCCACATACGCACCAGCCATGAAAGGCATATTTGATCCAGAATCGACGAATAGTGGGGGACAGTATTACCCACAGGCACGGGTGATCAATGCGGGTTTAACACTTAGTTTCTAAAAGATTAATCAGATTAGTATGAATTATATAGCAAAGTGTCTATCGTTCAGCCTGCTGTTGGGCACAACGATGATCGCCTGTAACACCGACTTCCTGGACACCAAACCGCTCGATAAGGTATCGGGCGATGCAGTCTGGGCCGACCGTTCCCTCTCCGAAGCCTTTGTAACGGATGTGTACAACGGTATTCGGGATGGTCTGCTGGATCAGATGAGTTTAGACTGCCAGACCGATAACGCCCTCTATAGCTTTGGCAAACAGGACGTAAACGAAGCCAACGTTAGTCCATCGAACACGGGTACAGTTAAAAGTACGATGGAGTGGCAGGAAATGTACGCCCGGATTCGGTCCGCTAACATTGCCCTGTCGAAACTAGCCAAGCCTACATTTGACAATACGGGTAACCTGGCTGGACGGATGCGCGGAGAGATGTACTTTATGCGTGCTTATTTCTACAACCAGCTGTTGCGTTATTATGGGGCTGTCCCCATCATCAAAACGCCGTATACGCTGGATGAGGGAGATTTTACGGTCGCTCGTAATACGTATGAAGAGTGCGTCAATGCTATCGTTACCGATCTGGACTCCGCTTCTGCGTTGTTAAAAGGACGTAGTATGGAATCTGGCCGGGCCACTATGGGAGCCGCTATGGCCCTTAAAGCACGGGTTCTTTTGTATGCTGCCAGTGATTTGCACGACATCCCGACAGCCAAAGCTAAGTCGAGTGTCATCGCCAGCTTTGCTAACCCTGAGCTATTGGGTTACGTGAGTGGTGACCGGACGGCCCGTTGGAAAAAAGCCCAGGACGCAGCGAAAGCCGTTATGGACCTGAATCAGTACGGGTACAAATTGAATCTGGCTGCGCCTGTTACACCTGCCGAAGGGCAACAGAATTACATCAACCTGTCGCTGTCGCAAAACGGGGGTGAAACCGATGGTATTTTCCTGAAATACTACATCCGGGCATCTAATGATGACTGGGGCTCCTGGTTCCCACGTAACAACCAGCCTAACGGATACCACGGCTGGACGTCCAGCGAACCGACCCAGCAGATGGTAGATAACTACGAGATGATGGATGGAACCAAGTTCGATTGGAAAAACCCAGCCCATGCCGCAGCTCCTTACGAAAACCGCGATCCCCGTTTCTATGCCTCAATTCTGTATGACGGTGCGCAGTGGAAACCCCGTACGCCCGATGGCGCTGGTATTGACCCCGCCGGACAGATTCAGATGGGCGAATACGAAGTGGGCTCATCAGCTGCTCCAACCAAGTTTTCGGGTCTGGACACGCGCAATAGCACCATCGAAAACTGGAATGGTACCTGGACGGGCTATGCCATCCGTAAGTTTTTCAATACGGATGTTTCGATTGTCGATCAGAACATTCGTCAGGAAATCCCATCCATTCAGATTCGTTACACGGAAGTCGTGCTGAACTACGCTGAAGCCTGTTTGATGCTGGGTCAGGAAGCGGAAGCTAAAAAGTGGATCAACGCCGTTCGCTTCCGGGTGGGTATGCCTGCCGTTACCGAAACTGGGGCCGCTCTGATTGCGCGTTACCAGAATGAGCGAAACGTTGAAATGTTCCTGGAAGATCAGCGTTTTTACGACGTTCGCCGGTGGATGATCGCGCCAACCGTACTTGGCCAACAGGCCCGCATTATTGCGATTACGGGCAAACTCAAACCAGGTAAGACCGTCACGACCTACAAGTATAGCAAAGACAACTATACATATACTTACCAGGTACAGGACTTGGGAACGGGTAAAGAAAACCGGAAATGGGCCGACAAGATTTACTTCCTGCCCATTAGCCGCGACGAAATCAACCGGAACAATAAACTGATACAAAATCCCGGTTATTAAGCGTAGCGACTGCGTTATTTTATTTCTTAAAAATGCCAGTACTCACGGGTACTGGCATTTTTGATTTATTTTTAGAGAATTTATTTATAAAAGCCTGCCGTCTGTGAAACCGTTTATTCCCTTCGTTCTGCTAATTACTGCTACTTACCTGATTGGATGTAAAGAGTCCACCTCGACTGAGAAAACGGCTCAGGTGGATGGCCCCCCCTTGTTTACGTCCCTGACACCCGACCAAACCGGTATCACATTCGCTAACAATCTTACAGAGGGGCTGAATACGAACGTGTTGATGTACGAATATTTCTACAATGGTGGCGGAGTCGCTATCGGCGACCTGAATGGCGACGGCTTCGATGACATTTACTTCAGTGGGAATATGGTACCCAATCAGTTGTATCTTAACAAAGGAAAGGCTGCCCCCATGCAGTTTACTGACATAACCGCAGCCGCTGGCGTAGCCGGGCGGGAAGGACCCTGGCGAACCGGTGTTTCGATGGCCGATGTTAATGCCGATGGGCGGCTTGATCTATTTGTCTGTTATTCAGGAAGTCTGCCCCCTCAGAAACGGATTCCCCAGTTATTTATCAACGAAGGAACGGATGCTCAGGGAGTGCCTCACTTTTCAGACCAAACAGCCCAGTATGGACTGGACCGGCCGGAGCAAAGCACGCAGGGCGTCTTTTTTGATTATGATCTGGATGGTGACCTTGACCTGTTTCTGCTCAATCACAATCCGCGGCTGTTGCCCATTCTTGACCCGCAGGCAACTGCCGCTATCATGAAACAACCTAATCCGGAAATTGGCGTTCGGTTACTGAAAAATAGCGGGAAACGGTTTGAGGATGTTACCGAGCAGAGCGGCTTGAGTAGTTCCGCCCTGAGTTATGGCCTGGGAATCGGGGTGTCGGACCTGAATAGCGATGGATGGCCTGACCTGTATATCTCCAATGATTATGGAGTTCCTGATTATCTCTACATCAATGACCAAAAGGGTAAGTTTACGAATCAACTGAAAAGCAGTATCGGGCACACGTCCAATTTCTCAATGGGTAATGCCATTGCCGATGTCAACAACGATACACGCCCCGACATTCTGACACTGGACATGCTGCCCGAAGATAACAGACGCCAAAAACTGTTGATGGCGCCGGATAATTACGACAAGTATGCGCTTAGTGTAGCCTCGGGGTTTCATCATCAGAACATGCGGAACATGCTGCAGCTTAATCAGGGCACGGAGCTGGTTTCTGCCAAAAAAAATGCCGCATCATCCACGCCTTACTTTAGTGAAATAGGCCAGCTAGCGGGCATCTCAAACACCGACTGGAGCTGGTCGCCCTTGCTGGCCGATTATGATAACGATGGATGGAAAGACTTGTACGTAACCAATGGTTACGTACGGGACTATACCAATCAGGATTTCCTGAAATATATGACTGACTACATGAAAAATCGCCCGGCGAATTTTCGACGCGAAGATGTTCTGGAACTGGTTCACCGCATACCTTCGTCAAATGTAGTGAACTACATGTTTCAGAATCGCGGTAGTCAGACGGATGAGGTAACTTTTTCCAATGTCGGGGTGGCCTGGGGGTTAACGCAGCATTCGAACAGTACCGGCGCAGCCTATGCCGATCTGGACAACGACGGTGATCTGGACCTCGTCGTCAACAATACAAACCAGCCCGCCTTTGTTTTTCAGAACGAAGCCAACAAGGAGCGCAAGCACCATTATCTGGCCATACAACTCGTTGGGAGTGGAGCCAACACACAGGGCGTAGGTGCCAAACTAATGCTCTACCGAAAAGGACGTCAGCAATATGTGGAGCAGATGCCAACGCAGGGCTATCAATCGAGTGTGTCACCCCGGTTGCATTTTGGCCTGGGCGCTGATCCCGTTATTGACTCGCTGCGCATTGTATGGCCAACGGGGAAGCAGCAGGTACTAACAAACGTACATTCGGATCAGCTACTGAAACTGGACGAAAAAGAGGCTCGGTCAACGTATAAAACTCCTCGACCGGTACCGGCGCTTTTTAAAGAGGTAAGTTCTCCGGTTGCATTTGCCGACCCCGTCAAGCAGATCAACGATTTTAAGCGACAACCCCTGCTCGTCAATGCGCAATCGTTCAATGGCCCGTGTCTGGTCAAGGCCGATGTCAATGGCGATGGTCGGGAGGATCTGTATGCCGGAGGAGGCAACGGGCAGGCGGGGGCACTGTTTATTCAACAGGCGTCGGGGCAGTTTAGTCGGCTGGCGCAACCCGCTTTTGACGCCGATAAACAGAGCAACGATGCCGATGCTGTTTTCTTCGACGCCAATGCCGATGGGTTTCCTGATCTCTATGTTTGCAGTGGCGGCTATGATAATTTTCAGCCCGATGATCCGAACTTACAGGATCGGCTCTACCTCAATGATGGCAAAGGTAAGTTTACTAAAAGCCCCGGCGCATTGCCTGTTATGCGCAGCAGTAAAAGCTGTGTCCGGGTAGCCGACGTAAATGGCGACGGTCGGCCGGACCTGTTCGTGGGTGGGCGCGTTGTTCCCGGCCGCTACCCCGAAACGCCCCCCAGCTACCTATTGATCAACGCGACGAAAACGCGAGGTGGCCAGCCCAGTTTTGCTAATCAAACGGCGACATTGGCCCCTATACTTTCGAGCCTGGGTATGGTGACGGATGCCGCCTGGATTGACCTGAACAACGACCGCAAACCTGAGTTAGCAATTGTTGGCGAGTGGATGCCAATTACGGTACTTGGACTAACAAACGGTACTGGTCAGCTAACCGATCAAACAAAAACATATTTTGAGAAGGAATATCGGGGATGGTGGAACAAACTGCTGGTCGATGATTTCAATGGCGACGGTCGCCCCGATCTGGTTGTTGGGAATCAGGGGCTTAACACCCAAGGCCGAGCCAGTGACAAAGAACCCGCCGAGTTGATCTACAAAGACTTCGATAACAACGGCAAAGTAGATCCGATTCTGTGCCTGTATGTACAGGGCAAATCGTACCCGCATGCCACCCGCGACGAACTGTTGGATCAGCTCGGC
It encodes:
- a CDS encoding RagB/SusD family nutrient uptake outer membrane protein, whose product is MNYIAKCLSFSLLLGTTMIACNTDFLDTKPLDKVSGDAVWADRSLSEAFVTDVYNGIRDGLLDQMSLDCQTDNALYSFGKQDVNEANVSPSNTGTVKSTMEWQEMYARIRSANIALSKLAKPTFDNTGNLAGRMRGEMYFMRAYFYNQLLRYYGAVPIIKTPYTLDEGDFTVARNTYEECVNAIVTDLDSASALLKGRSMESGRATMGAAMALKARVLLYAASDLHDIPTAKAKSSVIASFANPELLGYVSGDRTARWKKAQDAAKAVMDLNQYGYKLNLAAPVTPAEGQQNYINLSLSQNGGETDGIFLKYYIRASNDDWGSWFPRNNQPNGYHGWTSSEPTQQMVDNYEMMDGTKFDWKNPAHAAAPYENRDPRFYASILYDGAQWKPRTPDGAGIDPAGQIQMGEYEVGSSAAPTKFSGLDTRNSTIENWNGTWTGYAIRKFFNTDVSIVDQNIRQEIPSIQIRYTEVVLNYAEACLMLGQEAEAKKWINAVRFRVGMPAVTETGAALIARYQNERNVEMFLEDQRFYDVRRWMIAPTVLGQQARIIAITGKLKPGKTVTTYKYSKDNYTYTYQVQDLGTGKENRKWADKIYFLPISRDEINRNNKLIQNPGY
- a CDS encoding VCBS repeat-containing protein, with protein sequence MKPFIPFVLLITATYLIGCKESTSTEKTAQVDGPPLFTSLTPDQTGITFANNLTEGLNTNVLMYEYFYNGGGVAIGDLNGDGFDDIYFSGNMVPNQLYLNKGKAAPMQFTDITAAAGVAGREGPWRTGVSMADVNADGRLDLFVCYSGSLPPQKRIPQLFINEGTDAQGVPHFSDQTAQYGLDRPEQSTQGVFFDYDLDGDLDLFLLNHNPRLLPILDPQATAAIMKQPNPEIGVRLLKNSGKRFEDVTEQSGLSSSALSYGLGIGVSDLNSDGWPDLYISNDYGVPDYLYINDQKGKFTNQLKSSIGHTSNFSMGNAIADVNNDTRPDILTLDMLPEDNRRQKLLMAPDNYDKYALSVASGFHHQNMRNMLQLNQGTELVSAKKNAASSTPYFSEIGQLAGISNTDWSWSPLLADYDNDGWKDLYVTNGYVRDYTNQDFLKYMTDYMKNRPANFRREDVLELVHRIPSSNVVNYMFQNRGSQTDEVTFSNVGVAWGLTQHSNSTGAAYADLDNDGDLDLVVNNTNQPAFVFQNEANKERKHHYLAIQLVGSGANTQGVGAKLMLYRKGRQQYVEQMPTQGYQSSVSPRLHFGLGADPVIDSLRIVWPTGKQQVLTNVHSDQLLKLDEKEARSTYKTPRPVPALFKEVSSPVAFADPVKQINDFKRQPLLVNAQSFNGPCLVKADVNGDGREDLYAGGGNGQAGALFIQQASGQFSRLAQPAFDADKQSNDADAVFFDANADGFPDLYVCSGGYDNFQPDDPNLQDRLYLNDGKGKFTKSPGALPVMRSSKSCVRVADVNGDGRPDLFVGGRVVPGRYPETPPSYLLINATKTRGGQPSFANQTATLAPILSSLGMVTDAAWIDLNNDRKPELAIVGEWMPITVLGLTNGTGQLTDQTKTYFEKEYRGWWNKLLVDDFNGDGRPDLVVGNQGLNTQGRASDKEPAELIYKDFDNNGKVDPILCLYVQGKSYPHATRDELLDQLGMLRHRFTNYDSYSNATLADVFTDAELSGTNKLTANQLTTTYFASTPTGKLVEKPLPLSVQESPVFTLTTLDFDQDGHKDLLLCGNTAQTRLRFGRADANAGLLLRGDGRGGFSAVPQQQAGFRLSGDVRSVLPIGKTLLFGLNQQGIRAYQPTESK